From a single Schistosoma mansoni strain Puerto Rico chromosome 4, complete genome genomic region:
- a CDS encoding UDP-n-acetylglucosamine pyrophosphorylase yields MIFNRNSKRISNYALFVTPPNRSSGIDDKLLPPDSKICKSLSELRTSQPRLLERYFSIGLRAVNENKVAVLLLAGGQGTRLGVSYPKGLYKPNLPSGRSLYQLQAERLHRVCQMCKEKFGKTPSITWYIMTSEHTKETTVQFFESSNYFGHNCDNIVFFEQYTLPAFSVDGRILLQTKSKLTSAPDGNGGLYRALKERGILDDMKLRGIEYVQIYCVDNILVKVPDLHFIGYCVENNADCAAEVVQKLDPEEPLGVVGVVDGQYQVVEYSEISPVTASLRVNQYDSHNNAHNPNDSETSRLVYSHGNICVHFTTRSFLERVCQDDIQMKMRYHRAQKKVTCIDLQTGELIVPQKPNAIKFEKFAFDVFPFAKRFFIWEVPRDEQFSPLKNGPGTIKDCPKTARLDLLNYHTRLAENAGAILVNDSSTSNGNGHVDSVHDKPLIEISPLITYNGENLTCLKGVKIHGLNRLEQDKETGKPILFSCEINDSI; encoded by the exons ATGATTTTCAATAGAAACTCGAAGAGAATATCAAATTATGCACTTTTTGTA ACTCCTCCAAATCGCTCTTCCGGAATCGATGACAAACTCTTGCCACCTGATTCAAAAATATGTAAATCTCTGTCGGAATTGCGCACTTCACAACCTCGCTTGCTGGAACGCTATTTCAGTATTG GTTTGCGGGCAGTCAATGAAAATAAAGTGGCGGTTCTACTGTTAGCGGGTGGTCAAGGGACACGACTTGGTGTTTCCTATCCCAAAGGGTTGTATAAACCAAATTTACCATCAGGTCGTTCATTATATCAACTTCAAGCCGAGCGTCTTCATCGTGTTTGTCAAATGTGTAAAGAAAAGTTTGGTAAAACTCCTTCGATAACTTG gTATATTATGACTTCTGAGCACACAAAAGAAACAACTGTACAGTTCTTTGAATCATCTAATtattttggacataattgtgaTAACATAGTATTTTTTGAACAATACACTCTTCCGGCCTTTTCTGTAGATGGAAGAATCCTGTTGCAAACTAAGTCTAAACTAACATCAGCTCCAG ATGGAAACGGTGGTTTGTACAGGGCTCTTAAAGAACGTGGTATTCTCGATGATATGAAATTAAGAGGAATCGAATATGTCCAAATTTATTGTGTTGATAATATTCTGGTAAAGGTACCTGATCTCCACTTTATTGGATACTGCGTCGAAAATAATGCAGATTGTGCTGCGGAAGTCGTTCAGAAGCTAGACCCAGAAGAACCGCTTGGAGTTGTTGGAGTAGTGGATGGTCAATATCAG GTCGTAGAATATAGTGAGATATCTCCCGTTACAGCATCCTTACGTGTAAACCAATATGACTCTCATAATAATGCACACAATCCAAATGATAGTGAAACCAGTCGTTTAGTTTATAGCCATGGCAATATTTGTGTACATTTCACAACGAGATCATTTTTGGAACGCGTTTGTCAGGAtgatatacaaatgaaaatgcGCTATCATCGAGCTCAAAAGAAAGTTACTTGTATAGATTTGCAAACAGGAGAATTGATTGTCCCTCAAAAACCGAATGCAatcaaatttgaaaaattcgCATTCGATGTTTTTCCATTTGCTAA ACGATTTTTTATATGGGAAGTTCCTAGAGATGAACAATTTTCTCCGCTTAAGAATGGACCAGGTACAATTAAGGATTGTCCTAAAACAGCGCGACTTGATTTACTTAATTATCATACTCGCTTAGCAGAAAATGCTGGTGCAATACTAGTAAATGATAGTTCTACGTCTAATGGGAATGGACACGTAGATAGTGTTCATGACAAGCCTTTAATTGAAATTTCACCTTTGATTACTTACAATGGTGAA AACTTAACATGTCTAAAAGGTGTTAAAATTCATGGTCTCAATCGTTTGGAACAAGACAAAGAAACCGGTAAACCAATTCTATTTTCTTGTGAAATTAATGACAGTATCTAG